One genomic segment of Jaculus jaculus isolate mJacJac1 chromosome 2, mJacJac1.mat.Y.cur, whole genome shotgun sequence includes these proteins:
- the Rnf165 gene encoding E3 ubiquitin-protein ligase RNF165, translated as MVLVHVGYLVLPVFGSVRNRGAPFQRSQHPHATSCRHFHLGPPQPPQQLAPDFPLAHPVQPQPGLSAHMAPAHQHSGALHQSLTPLPTLQFQDVTGPSFLPQALHQQYLLQQQLLEAQHRRLVPHPRRSQERVSVHPHRLHPSFDFGHQLQTPQPRYLAEGTDWDLSVDAGLSPAQFQVRPIPQHYQHYLATPRMHHFPRNSSSTQMVVHEIRNYPYPQLHFLALQGLNPSRHTSAVRESYEELLQLEDRLGSVTRGAVQNTIERFTFPHKYKKRRPQDGKGKKDEGDESDTDEKCTICLSMLEDGEDVRRLPCMHLFHQLCVDQWLAMSKKCPICRVDIETQLGADS; from the exons GTGCCCCCTTTCAAAGGTCTCAGCATCCTCACGCTACCTCCTGCCGCCACTTCCACCTGGGTCCCCCGCAGCCGCCGCAGCAGCTCGCCCCGGACTTCCCGCTGGCGCACCCAGTGCAGCCGCAGCCGGGCCTCAGCGCGCACATGGCCCCGGCCCACCAGCACAGTGGCGCGCTGCACCAGTCGCTGACCCCGCTGCCCACCCTGCAGTTCCAGGACGTCACAGGtccctccttcctacctcagGCCTTGCATCAGCAATAcctcctgcagcagcagctcctggaagcccAGCACCGCAGGCTCGTCCCACACCCCAG GCGGAGTCAAGAGCGAGTGTCTGTGCACCCCCACCGCCTCCACCCCAGCTTTGACTTTGGCCACCAACTGCAGACACCTCAGCCCAGGTATTTGGCTGAGGGCACTGACTG GGATCTCAGTGTGGACGCTGGCTTGAGCCCCGCGCAGTTCCAGGTGCGGCCCATCCCTCAGCACTATCAGCATTACCTAGCCACTCCTCGGATGCACCACTTTCCCCGGAACTCCTCCTCCACGCAGATG GTCGTCCACGAGATCCGGAACTACCCTTACCCCCAGCTTCACTTCCTTGCTCTCCAGGGACTAAATCCCAGCAGACACACCTCTGCTGTGCGGGAGAGCTATGAG GAGCTGCTGCAGCTCGAGGACAGGCTGGGCAGTGTGACTCGGGGAGCCGTACAGAACACCATTGAGAGGTTCACCTTCCCCCACAAGTACAAGAAG CGAAGACCCCAGGATGGCAAGGGCAAGAAGGACGAAGGAGACGAGTCGGACACGGATGAGAAATGCACAATTTGTCTGTCTATGCTGGAGGATGGAGAAGATGTGAG gCGCCTACCTTGTATGCATCTCTTCCATCAACTGTGTGTGGACCAGTGGCTGGCCATGAGCAAGAAATGCCCCATCTGCCGAGTGGACATTGAGACACAACTGGGAGCCGACAGCTGA